In the Chryseobacterium sp. MYb264 genome, one interval contains:
- the dnaK gene encoding molecular chaperone DnaK: MSKIIGIDLGTTNSCVAVMEGKDPVVIPNAEGKRTTPSIVAFTEDGERKVGDPAKRQAVTNPRKTVYSIKRFIGTHFKEDAKEISRVPYEVVSGPNDTVKVKIDDREYTPQEISAMTLQKMKKTAEDYLGQEVTRAVITVPAYFNDAQRQATKEAGEIAGLKVERIINEPTAAALAYGLDKAHKDQKIAVYDLGGGTFDISILDLGDGVFEVLSTNGDTHLGGDDFDDVIINWMADEFKAEEGVDLKSDAIALQRLKEAAEKAKIELSSSAQTEINLPYITATATGPKHLVKSLTKAKFEQLAADLVRRSMEPVAKALKDAGLSTSDIDEVILVGGSTRIPVIQEEVEKFFGKKPSKGVNPDEVVAIGAAIQGGVLTGDVTDVLLLDVTPLSLGIETMGSVFTKLIEANTTIPTKKSEVFSTASDNQPAVSIRVGQGERPMFNDNKEIGRFDLSDIPPAPRGVPQIEVTFDIDANGILNVSAKDKGTGKEQNIKIQASSGLSDEEIERMKKEAQENSAADNKRKEEVEIFNKADGLIFQTEKQLKEFGDKLSADKKAAVEAAHAELKTAFEAKNSDDVKAKTEALDAAWMAASEEMYAQGQQPGADAGTQNEGSAGGADDVQDADFEEVK; encoded by the coding sequence ATGAGTAAAATAATTGGAATTGACTTAGGAACAACCAACTCTTGTGTTGCTGTAATGGAGGGAAAAGACCCTGTTGTTATTCCTAATGCAGAAGGAAAAAGAACGACTCCTTCTATTGTAGCATTTACAGAAGATGGTGAAAGAAAAGTAGGGGATCCTGCGAAAAGACAGGCTGTAACAAATCCAAGAAAAACCGTATACTCTATTAAAAGATTTATCGGAACACACTTCAAAGAAGATGCTAAAGAAATTTCAAGAGTACCTTACGAAGTAGTATCCGGACCAAACGACACGGTAAAAGTAAAAATCGACGATAGAGAATATACGCCACAGGAAATTTCTGCAATGACCCTTCAGAAAATGAAGAAAACTGCCGAAGATTATCTTGGTCAGGAAGTAACAAGAGCGGTAATTACTGTTCCTGCTTATTTCAATGACGCACAAAGACAGGCTACTAAAGAAGCGGGTGAAATTGCTGGTCTTAAAGTAGAAAGAATCATCAACGAGCCAACAGCTGCAGCATTAGCTTACGGTTTAGATAAAGCTCACAAGGATCAGAAAATTGCAGTATATGACCTTGGAGGTGGTACTTTCGATATCTCTATTCTTGATTTAGGAGACGGTGTATTCGAAGTATTGTCTACAAATGGTGATACTCACTTAGGAGGTGATGACTTTGATGATGTGATCATCAACTGGATGGCAGACGAATTCAAAGCTGAAGAAGGTGTTGATTTAAAATCTGATGCAATCGCATTACAGAGATTAAAAGAAGCTGCTGAAAAAGCTAAAATTGAATTGTCTTCTTCTGCACAAACAGAAATCAACCTTCCCTATATTACTGCTACGGCTACAGGTCCTAAGCACTTAGTGAAGTCTTTAACTAAAGCTAAATTCGAACAGTTGGCTGCTGATTTAGTAAGAAGATCGATGGAACCGGTTGCTAAAGCGTTGAAAGATGCAGGTTTATCTACTTCAGATATCGATGAAGTAATTTTGGTAGGAGGTTCTACAAGAATCCCTGTTATTCAGGAAGAAGTTGAAAAATTCTTCGGTAAAAAGCCTTCAAAAGGGGTAAATCCGGATGAGGTTGTAGCCATCGGTGCTGCGATTCAGGGAGGTGTATTAACAGGTGATGTAACAGACGTTCTTTTATTAGACGTTACGCCGCTTTCTCTAGGTATTGAAACAATGGGTTCTGTTTTCACTAAATTAATTGAAGCCAACACTACCATCCCAACTAAAAAATCTGAAGTATTCTCTACAGCTTCTGACAACCAGCCGGCTGTAAGCATCAGAGTAGGACAGGGAGAAAGACCAATGTTTAACGATAACAAAGAAATCGGTAGATTCGACCTTTCTGATATTCCACCAGCACCAAGAGGAGTTCCTCAAATCGAGGTAACTTTCGATATCGATGCGAATGGTATCTTGAATGTATCCGCTAAAGATAAAGGAACAGGTAAGGAGCAGAATATTAAAATTCAGGCTTCTTCAGGACTTTCTGATGAGGAAATTGAAAGAATGAAAAAAGAAGCTCAGGAAAATTCTGCTGCAGATAACAAAAGAAAAGAAGAAGTTGAAATTTTCAACAAAGCTGACGGATTGATCTTCCAGACTGAAAAACAATTGAAAGAATTTGGAGATAAATTATCAGCAGACAAAAAAGCAGCGGTTGAAGCAGCTCATGCAGAATTGAAAACAGCTTTTGAAGCTAAAAATTCTGATGATGTAAAAGCTAAAACAGAAGCTTTAGATGCCGCTTGGATGGCAGCTTCAGAAGAAATGTATGCACAAGGTCAACAGCCGGGTGCTGATGCAGGAACTCAGAATGAAGGAAGTGCAGGTGGTGCAGATGATGTACAGGATGCGGACTTCGAAGAAGTCAAGTAA
- a CDS encoding IS5 family transposase has translation MYQVLDKDIIENEIVPNLPKPKRGFFPKAPLAEIVNCILYKLKTGVQWAYLPVKSLFAENVLTYQSVFYHFRKWCVKNIWQDCWIKLLSKNKSKLDLSSADLDGSHTSALRGGEEVAYQGRKKRKTTTSLYFTDRQGLPLAMSDPIAGNHNDLYHIEIYFDQITQTLEKADIAVKGLFMNADAGFDAQNFRKHCENKDIMANIAFNKRNGSDTDEIYFDELLYHQRYTIERTNAWLDSFRSLLNRFDTTVSSWKSFNYLAFMVIALRKFYNTKKFK, from the coding sequence ATGTACCAAGTACTAGACAAAGATATAATAGAAAATGAAATAGTACCTAATCTTCCTAAGCCAAAACGAGGATTTTTTCCCAAAGCCCCTCTTGCTGAAATAGTAAATTGCATATTATACAAACTGAAAACAGGGGTTCAATGGGCTTATTTACCTGTAAAAAGTCTTTTTGCAGAGAATGTTTTGACCTATCAAAGTGTTTTCTATCATTTTCGTAAATGGTGTGTAAAAAATATTTGGCAAGATTGCTGGATAAAGCTATTATCAAAAAATAAATCGAAATTAGATTTATCCAGTGCAGATTTAGACGGGAGTCATACATCAGCATTACGGGGAGGAGAAGAGGTCGCTTATCAAGGGCGTAAAAAGAGAAAGACCACTACTTCGCTTTATTTTACAGATAGACAGGGACTTCCTTTAGCAATGTCAGACCCTATTGCAGGAAATCATAATGATCTGTATCATATTGAAATCTATTTTGATCAGATCACTCAAACATTAGAAAAGGCAGATATTGCTGTAAAGGGATTATTTATGAATGCTGATGCAGGGTTTGATGCTCAAAACTTCAGAAAGCATTGTGAAAATAAAGATATCATGGCAAATATTGCTTTCAATAAGCGTAATGGCTCAGACACAGACGAGATTTATTTTGATGAGCTTTTATACCATCAAAGATATACTATAGAAAGAACAAATGCTTGGTTAGACAGCTTTAGATCATTGCTCAATAGGTTTGATACTACTGTATCTAGTTGGAAATCTTTTAATTATTTAGCATTTATGGTCATTGCACTAAGAAAGTTTTATAACACAAAAAAGTTTAAATGA